The stretch of DNA ttgctccacacTTTGGACCTAGCTCccggctaatgcacctgagaaggcagcagaaacggacaagtgcttgagaccctgccactAATGTGGGACATCTAGAAcaagttctgggcttctgactacagctttgcccagctctggccattgatgtcaactggggaatgagccagtggatgaaagacttctgtctgtaactctgaatttcaaataaataagtacatgtttaaaaaaaagaaagaaacatgaaatgAGTAAATGAGTAATAAACAATGAGAGAACAAGAAGCAGTTAGCGGAATTCTCTTAGGAGAGTGAATTTTAACCAAGAACGACTGCTaagtactaaaaagaaaaaagcacgaAATAGAATTCatcaatgtcattttattttgtatCGTAAAAGTTTGTAATAGTGCTATAATATCATTGTAATCATTATGATATGTAAAATCCCTCTTTTCTAGAATCTGAAAAAAGCACTACTGGTAATCCATCACACACTTTCATGTCGAATAATTTATGCTATTACTATAAATATATCTACTCTAAGTGCAGCCCCATGAGGCAATGGAACAGGTAGCCATACTATCTACTTTAGATTTTTAATAAATCACTTTGGGGGTAATGAGCCCTTTAAGAATATGACTAAACGTATAGACCTTATCAGCCCTGCATGCATTTCATACTAACAAACACAAAATTGAGCAAGCAGTACTGTTAATTTCAAACTTTATTTGAGTCAGTGAATATTAGATGCAATAGTATTTCTCAATAGAGCTTGTAGACAACAAGTCTGGTAACAGTTTAACAATCCAACAGAAAGCTAGTGGTAAAGTGTAATGTGTACATCTATAATAGCTTGTTTACTGTGAGTTGCCAATAATTTCTCAAGAAAAATACAGAATTGTAACTCGGACTATAAAGTCAGTATTATCTTAATGTCCCATTTAAGTATCTCTGTTGCTACAGGCATGAGAAGCAACATGATCAACACACAGCACTTGCAAAGCAAACCAACATTCATTGTAAATGACTCAATTCTGgtaaatgagaaaaatttcattGTGTGGTTCAGTCTGCCACTATTACTGAGGCGAAAATCAAAGTGTTATTCTTAGGATGCTTTCAGAAATAATGTCATTTTCCTTATCAcaagtaaaatacatatatagttttcttttcttttagcttttcaaTGCGTTTCCTGTTTTGGGGTTCCTCTTAAAGAGTCATAAGACAGTCCTCAGGAACAGAGATGAATTGTTTGATTTTATAAAGATGACCTTCCTAGATCATCGTCATAAACTTGACAAAAATGATCCGAGAAGTTTCATTGATGCATTTTTGGTCAGACAACAGGAGGTAATGGTGTTCTTTTAAgaggttctttattttttaatatttaattttactggTATTCAAAAATAAGACTTTCCTTTTGAAGAGGAAACAATTAGATTCAAATTAACAATAAATTCATAATTCTAATAATGCTATTTGTGTCATTTGCATTCTCAAAtttgttttccaattttaatATCACTCTGAAAAAACGACACAGAAGACCTGATATATGTTAGTTTTTTAGTTAACattcttttttatcattttaagaaATTTGCTCCAAttagtaaataagaaaaatattttcaactaaaattgttttaaacatttctgGGAATATTCTAATCACTCAAAAAGAATCAAAAGCTATCATCAAACTTCCTGACAGTGTCTCATTTTTAGAACTATATATCATTTGTATCTGGCTTATGTTTCatcctaaatatttttatattttatcataaaaattgcatttcattCATGGAAGAATGCAATGATTTactgttttaattcatttattaagATAGTACATGATAAAATCCTTTCATCAttagtaatttttttccctttcaggaGACAGACATATCTACTGATTTTTTCAGTGATGAAAACTTGTTGGCACTTGTCAGTAACCTGTTTGTGGCAGGTACAGAGACCACAGCCTCCACACTGCGTTGGGGAATTCTACTCATGATGCGATACCCTGAAGTCCAGAGTAAGTCTTCCAAAATACAGAACATTACTTGAAAGAAAAGAACCAAAATCTTTCTGACTAAACATAAGAAAATTCTGCAGCCTCCCTAGGCATCTGTAATTTGCACCCATAAGGATAGTTGGTGTGTTTAATTTCCTTTCGATGCGAGGGAGTAGACTTCACTCTTAGAATATCCTGGAGTGGTCTGAACACATGATGGCATGTATAACCCCAGAGAAGCCTTAGGAGTAGGCACCAAATGGCAGAAGCAACGCAATGGAAGGATGAACCAAAAATTGCTGAAATGCTTCAGTTTCCCTttcatgagtttaaaaaaatggggAAGATATTTTAACACCCATTCTAATGTAATGGCACTTTATCCAGAAAAGGTCTGCGAAGAAATCACCAAGGTTGTGGGATCAGCCCAGCCTCGAATTGCACACCGAACTCAAATGCCGTACACAGATGCTGTCATTCACGAAGTACAGAGGTTTGCTGACATTCTGCCCACAGGCTTACCCCGTGCAACAACCACAaatgttacatttaaaaattaccatATCCCAAAGGTAAGtgttgaagaagtgaaaataaggGTGGGAAACAGATGCCTTACAATCAGAGAAGCTGGGGTAAACCGTCAATGTAATTCATGagcattttctccctccttttttctttccctccctcccttgcttcttATTTCCCCTTTCCAAAATTCTTTGCCTCCCACCCAAGCACTCAACGAAAGATAACCGAGAGTTTACATTGACTATGATAATAATTCTACAAATTTTAGAAGGTAGTACACTTTATAGTTAAAAGTTCGAATAGGTTAAGCAATTCCTGGAACTGAAGAATGAATGAACTATAAAGAGCCAGGATTCCAGGTTACGTGCACCTGTCTTCATCACCTGGGCCTCTCTCCAACAACACCTCCATCTGCATTTCCATCCTCACAAACATGTCTATGTCCTCTGCTTCCCCATACTGAGATATCCGGATGCATACCTCTGGTATCCACTGGCAAACTGCAAAAATATATGTGAATCTTGCCTAAAACTAAACAGAAGACAGGAACTCCCACAAAGTCATTGCACACTCACAGCACTAATTAAGTTCCTCAACACCCAGTCTGTTAGTTGCTTCTGGTCTACCTCTGAATGAATAGAGCTGCCAGTTaagtgtgtctcctccacagTGTTACTTCTGCTCATGTAAACCTTGTGAACAAGGGGACTGCACTCACTATCAAAGTCTCCCCTCACCACACTGCTGGGTTGAATCAATCATATTGAGTGACATAGAATTTTGATTAAGTTCCCACCTTTTGTACGTGTGTACAAGAATCCTGCCAAAGGAGTAGTAATAGCGGTAGGATTTTAGTCCTATCTGCCTTTCAGTGAGCTAAGTTGAACATTGTGATTGACAGTTTTGTAGTTCAAGAAGGATCTAACTGACCACTACATCACAAGTTGTTAGGTCACTCAATCTCTTTTGTGAAATGAACATAACCTCaagtaggcatttggcacacaCTTAAAACGCTGCGTGGGGCTCCCATATCCCATaatgagtgcctgggtttgagatcCAGCTCCTGTGTttcgaatccagcttcctgcaaatgcgcAAGCCAGGACGTAGtagcagatggctcaagcacttgactcCCTGCCATTCCTGTAGAAGACCTGGACTAAGTTCCAGGTTGCTGGTTTCTACTTGATCCAGCCATACCTATAGCATGCATTTAGAGAGTAAATGcaaaaaatgaaagatctctttctttctctatttttcatactaaataaaaataaatgataacttTTTTTGCAGTAAAGCAGTTTGTGCGTAATAGatgaatacagaaagaaaagaatgtaaTGTAGTTGTTATGAGGAAGAGAAAGTAATATACACACAGTTGCTCACAAATCGATGggcagttttaaaaacaaaatgttttttcaggtttatctatttttagttgaagggcagatttacggagagaggagagacacacagagagatcttccatgagctggttcgcttcccaagtggtggaaattgccagagctgagctcatctgcagccaggaaccaggagtttttccaagtttcccacatgggtgcaagggtgcaaggatttgagtcatcctttgtggcttttccaggccataagcagggagctggatgggaagtgtagcagcaaggacacgaaccagtgcccatatgagatgccaatgctACAGGTAAAGGATTAGGATGCTAGACCAGTGTGCTGGcccaaaagcaaaatatttttaaaagtaatgattTGCTTTTATGGTAAAATAGCTATCATTGAGTATAGATATATCCCCAAAACATACTTTAAGACAGCTGTGATTAATGAAGTAGTGAATATCTTCCCTAATTTCAGGGaagtgcttttgtttttattgttagttTCATTTAGAAAGTTGTTTCAGAATTTGCAGCGAAAAATGAAAGCCGGGATCTtgtttttgagtttttattttgatgtgtTTTCCCAGGATGTTAGCTTGTACTATCGTAGTCCCTGAAGACAAAATTGAAGGCTTTCACTGAGCTCTCCAGTTTGGCAGCAACtgttccaggtccctgcctgtgtccttttATTTAACTCCCATCATAAAAACTTAGAAACTGAAGTTTACCACCGGAGTAGCAACATGCCATTATCATGCAACCACTAAGAATCTTTTCCCAGTTCTGATCTGAGGTACTTTTTTGGTTGAACACATCTCATCTCAAGTCCTGCCTACTACTTCTACAGTCccttcatcttttatttcttttcggAATGCACTGCTTCAAGAAAGTGACACATCATCTGAGCCTCCCTCTTACTAAGGGAGgtttatcaatattttatttctaggGCACTGAAGTCATCACCCTGCTTACCTCAGTACTTCGAGATCAAACTCAGTGGGCGAAACCAGAAGAGTTTAATCCTCAACATTTCCTCAACTCCAAGGGAAAGTTTATCAAGAGAGAAGCTTTCATGCCCTTTTCATTGGGTAAGGAATTCCATCTGAGAAAGGGGGCTTGGAGCATAATGGGAGATTTGAGGTTGCCCTGGTTTGCAGCGATCAGAATCTCAAATTACTTTGTGAAGGTCGAGCAAGCTTTAATCCATGTTCTCATCTTGTCGCAAGTAAGAATATAACCAGGAGATATAGATAGAGGTGAGCAGAGAAGCAGGATTTGTTAAAATACAAAGGGATAATACACACTCTGAGTTGAATGTGAACAACTTTATGTGGGAGAATTGCCCCAATTCAAGTTAAGATTGTTCTAACAGGCTAAAAGGGTGGTGTTTGGGACCCAGCCTGATTGAAAACTCAAAGGAGGCAGATTTgggggttgggctgcagcacactTGGTGATCTCCAGGAAGGCATTATAACATCTGGTGTGTGATGGGCAGTGAGCCTCAgctgtgtgctgttttcctcaCCTTATTGAATTCAATTGGCACCGAAGGTGATGGGATTCGGGTTGTGCACACAGCTTGGGCTGCTGGCAGTCCCCAGCTCACTAGCTATCTGCATAGCCATCTCATTAAGACTGTACTAAGATTTTGTAGTTCACATTACAATAATTTTTAGAACCATGGCAAAATGGAAAGAACAGGACCTACCTCTTTCCAAATTTAAACTGGTTATAGGACATATTTTTCTTAGATTCTAAGAATCTTTGAAGATTCTTTGTGGCTGAGCTTGGATACAACTATGGGAATTTGAAGAATGAATGAGCTAAACAAGGAGACATGGATAGCTCACCTCACCCCAACCAGAAAAACTGCTTTGATTTGTGTAAACAACAGTGTGTTCTTACAAGATTTATCTAAGGGGGCCGGGGGTGAGGGTGGAAAAAGTATGCattaatgtaaattttgaaatcaGAGAACTAAATGAACTTATTCCATAACTGGATTTTTAACAGCATACACAAACTTTGTGTTGCCAGTAGGGTCTTAGAAAAACTGCACAACTAGTAATTTGTTGTCTTGGCATCTCTTGTTACACAAACAGTGGATCAGCATGTATTTCCTCCATAGAGAATCCTGCTGTTGGGATGGATTTTCTTCACCCATAATCACTAAGTGAGATGCAGCTACAGAGCACAGCCAATGCTAGtaatttgcacacacacacacaatgcatgaTAAAAAGTTACATGTGATAAtggctttgaaagaaaaatgcagtGTCTCATCTGGAACAAGATTTAAAAGAAGTGGAAAATAATTCTCAAATCATTCAGGGTGTTATTGAGCTTAATTTCTTTCAACAAGTTTCTTTCATAGAACAGATTAGCTGTAGCCATGTAACAATTGTCTTTGGAAGGCATGTGAGCTATACCTAACTCCAAATCTCATTTTACAAGAGCAGAGATGGAGTAATGATTTTTATCACACCAGAAGTTCCTTGTAAGACTCTTATTACCTCGTATACTTAACCAGTTAGTATTATTAAATGAGGGATTGTCTTCTTATTGACCTTTCATTTTCACCTCAAAAAATTAGTTTAATTTTTCCTGACTTATGATCCGTATGGAATCTGGGCCTTCCCTGTGTTACCAACTGTCTCAATCCAAAATTGGCTATGGACTGAGAGTTGGGCAGCAAGTCTGCATTTTCATAGGGTTGCCAATTACTTCATGCATTAGatttttgttactgttgttgcAATTAAGCAAATTTAGAAgtggtcattttttaaagattcacttgttTTTATGGTAAAGACAGATtattagagaggagagaggacagagagaaagatcttccatctgctggttcattcctcaagtggctgcaacggccggagctgagccagtctgaaggcaggagtcaggagcttcttccaggtcctccacttgcatgcagcatcccaaagctttaggctgtcctctactgctttcccgggccacaagcagggagctagatggaaaatggagcagccgggaaacaaATCAGCTCTTTTATCTGACCTTAGACATACAGGGCAaagatttagacactaggctatcacactgggcccagtagtATTGTTTTTACAATAGACAAATAAATTAGTCCTAAGACTggacaataagaaaataaatttgctgTTCAACTATGATTGCTACAGTCTCTTCAAATCATCACCTTCCTCTAGTTGTGTTTAAGGATTCTTGTCTTCATTCTCTTCctataatttattatttcttgTGTTAGAATTTTACTCTCTGGAAAGCTCTTTGAtccaaatgtcttttttttttacctcaaagATCTTTCCTAGTTGTGCATACAGTTGTGcatccctttcttcttcttctttttaaataagtgaGATCATCCTACTGCTTTCACCTATTCATGCTTAAGGGTCAACTGCAATAATATATGATTCATCTAGTTGGGTAGCTATCTTGTACTGTGAAGCTGAGTAAAGCTTAAATATACAGTAGATAATAGGTGCCTTTAAGTTGCTTTAACATTGAATTAGATAATGTCGCTTAATCATGCACTTATTCCTGGGAATATGGGATGATCTAAAATGGGATGAGCTACACTAAGTGCTCCGCCTCAGTTTGGGACACTTTATTATAATTACCTGTTTACTTGGTGCACTCACCCAGTACTCAGCACGCGTGTTGACAGCAATAGCCTCAGAGCCGAGCTCAGTACATGTATCATGTTAACATTAAGCCTATGTTTGTGGACTGAATGCTTAGTTttatataataaacattttctgtaGCAGAAGTAATATCTGTGGTCCTTTGGGGATAATGGGGGTGAAGAAAGAAATGTGGATAGGTTGAGAAGTATCAAAATGCTCTTAAAACTGCATATGTGCAATAAATGAAATGTATCCCCTTTGtagaaattcaaaatttttaaaaagtcatggcctttcacttcctaaaaaaattgcttttgttaCTAGGCAGAGTACAACACCATTCCTCTAATTCTAGAGTTAGTTTACTCCCTGGAGTTCCTATAAAAACCCAAGTGCTAATTTGAGATAACTTTTTCTGTGTTGTGAAATATCTACAATTTAGtattttggtttgctttgtttttttctggagcTTCGAAGTCTATTATGATTCAGTCCATTTGTGACTTAcatggaaacaaaaaagaaacaaaaaatagcatGGGGAATGGAAACCAGACTTCCTGTAATACTTCAGTGGCCATACAAACAGCATCAGGAATGAAAAGATTGGATGAACTTCTGAAGGACCTGGAGTTGAAACTTCTAGTCATGCTATATTCCAGTCAAACACACTATCAAACACAAGCTCATTAAGATGAAAAAACATGCCATGCTCAACACAGCAAGTCTTAGGAAATAATTATTCCAGCTAGAAACACAACACTGTAAGATAAGCTACAGTTTGTAACACccattcccatatcagagtgattTGGTGCAAGCACCACATATTCTACTTCAAGTCCACTTCTCTGCTTATGCTCCTGGGAAGGGACCAAAAGAtgatccagctacttgagcctCTGCTCCCTGTGTAGGAGACCAGACTAAAGATATGGACCCATGATTTGGGCCTAACCCAGACTTAGCTGTTGGGGCTGgatgtgaagtgaaccagtaaatggaagatactTCAGTTAGCTTGACATTTTCCCAAATAATTCATGCCTCTAATGACTACTAACAAAGACCCTCTTTTCACAGTGCTTTGACAGCTTCTCTTCCTTGATTTCAGGTTCCTGTGAGTTAGTCTCTAGCCACCTGTCTGCCCAAAGTCTGAAACAACATACTTTCTGCTTTGTGCTCCAGCCAGATTCAAAATTCTTCTGGTCCTCATTTTCACTTACCCTTCCACCTCTTACTGAATCTTTACCTGGTTAACTCCTTCTCATCCTTTGTCTGAAAACTGAGGCGAACTTCGCAAAAGATGAGCCCTCCCAAAACCTCAAACCACATTAAGTATCTTTGCTATGTGTTGCATTGACACACTTGGCTTTATGCATCATAACATCtttcacattaaaattttaatgtttaattacCTGTCTCCTTCCTGGAGTTCATAAGATAAAGCCggtatttgtatttaattttgtatCTCCAGTGATTAAGTTGGAAGACAAAGCACATGAGACTCAGCAGACATTAAGGAACTAATTCCCACATTCCAAAGTAGTAACAACCACGTATGTATACTCTTTTTGTAAAAATAGATACCCATATTTGAAAGCAATGTGCAGAGGAGAAGAtgagggacaggggcagggagaaaaaggtagagtggaggagagagaaccttccaaagagtggttcactccataagcatctgcaaaggccaggactagaccaggccaaagacaagtcgggaagtcagtccaggtctctcgagtggcagggacccaagaacctgagccatcatctgctgcttcccaggcttattaacagggaaaagaaagagccagactcaaatcagcactcaaaTTATTTATGTGATGAGGGAATCCCAAGCATTACAACATCTATTCCACAAATTGTCTATTCTTGTCTTGAAGATTGTTTTTCTAGGTTCCCCTGTCTCTAAGTCTTATAATCTACTAACATTTCCATCTTTCAGGCCGGCGGATGTGTGCTGGGGAGTCGCTTGCCAAGATggagcttttcctttttttcacaaGCCTCATGCAGAAGTTTACCTTCCAGCCACCCCCTGGAGTCTCCCATCTGCACCTGGACCTAACCCCAGATACCGGTTTCACCACTCGTCCATTGCCTCACAAGATATGTGCTCTATTCCACACCTAGAATATCCATGCATGCTGCCATCTCAGCTCTTGGTCTTGTTTTGTGGTGGTCCCTGGCATGAATGTG from Ochotona princeps isolate mOchPri1 chromosome 1, mOchPri1.hap1, whole genome shotgun sequence encodes:
- the LOC101517500 gene encoding cytochrome P450 2K6-like — translated: MVKASKLRSPPGPRPLPVIGNLHLLNLKRPYQTMLELSKKYGSIYSIQMGLKKVVVLSGYETVKDALVNYGEQFGERPQVPIFERLFEGKGIVFSHGETWKTMRRFSLTTLRNFGMGKRTIEDTIIGECQHLIQNFESYRGKPFEIKAVLNASVANIIVSVLFGKRFDYQDPQFLRLLTLIGENVKLIGSPRITLFNAFPVLGFLLKSHKTVLRNRDELFDFIKMTFLDHRHKLDKNDPRSFIDAFLVRQQEETDISTDFFSDENLLALVSNLFVAGTETTASTLRWGILLMMRYPEVQKKVCEEITKVVGSAQPRIAHRTQMPYTDAVIHEVQRFADILPTGLPRATTTNVTFKNYHIPKGTEVITLLTSVLRDQTQWAKPEEFNPQHFLNSKGKFIKREAFMPFSLGRRMCAGESLAKMELFLFFTSLMQKFTFQPPPGVSHLHLDLTPDTGFTTRPLPHKICALFHT